ATCACGGCAAAGGAGCGGAATCGTCAGGTGATGAATGTAACGCTGGGCGGAGTGGGGGTGGTCACAGCGTGGGGCGTTGTCAACTGGGACTACTTTAGTCGTACTCCCCAGGGGACATCGGAGGGATGGTTCGGTCAGAATACGGAATCGGGGGGAGTCGATAAGCTCGGTCATGTCTTTGCCACCTATGCAGCCGCTCAAGGTATCTCCAGCCTTTTTGAACACTGGTGTTTTACGCCGGAGGAGGCAGCCTGGTTCGGGGCGCTGTCGTCATTTACCATTCTGAGCGTGATGGAGGCGGGGGATTCCTTCAGTGATTATGGTTTTTCTTATGAGGATCTCGTTGCAAATGCCGTGGGGGCGATGGCCAGCTACTATCGATATCGCCACCCTGACCTGGCGCAGAAGGTCGATTTGCGCTGGGAGATTGGCGTTCATCCGGGGCAGATGGATATCACGACCGATTACGAAAATTCAAAATACCTGCTTGCTCTTAAACTCAATGGTTTTGAACGGTTCAATCAAAGTATTCTGAAGCATGTCGAGTTGCATGCCGGATACTTTGTCCGCGGCTACTCGGATCTGAGCGCGCCCGGCGAAAGAAACCTGTACATGGGCGTCGGGTTGAATTTGACCGATCTGTTCCGGCGCAGCGGTCATAACCGTGTCGCGACATTCCTCAATTATTATCAACCGCCCGGCACTTATCTGGCGGTCGAGGGCAAACTGTCTCATTGAAAATCCTGATTAATCTTCCGCAATACAAAGAAAAAATAAAATTACACCTTGACTCCGCAACCCTCATTGTTTAAATTGAAATTCAATTTCAACTAGAGGTTGCTTTTGAACTACAAAGATTCCTTTCGTGAATATCTCGGTAAGCACGGTCTCAAGGTTACCCAGCAACGGGAAGTGATCCTTGATGAATTTCTGGCGGCGGGGTCGCACCTCTCGACAGAAGAGCTTTATAGGACCATTCGTGAAAAAAATCCCCATATCGGTTACGCTACAGTGCATCGCACCCTCAAACTCCTTGCTGAAAGTGGATTGGCGGCACCTCGCCATTTTGGCGACGGTCATACCCGATACGAGTGCAGCAGTGAAGAGCAGCACCATGATCACCTCATCTGCACGGTCTGCGGGGCGATCGTTGAGTTTGAAAATCCCGGCATCGAAAGATTGCAGGAGCAGGTTGCCGCCAAACACGGCTTTGTGATTGAGCAGCATCGTCTGGAAATATACGGGCGTTGTGCTGCCTGTCTGACGGGGAAGGGTAAGCAGGAAAAGAAGTAAACAACTCAGGACGATGTTGCGGCGGCTCTCCCTGTTTGTGTATTAGTCTGTCTTATTGAAAATGAAAATCAATTTTTGTGTCTAATTATTGATAATGGATTTCAAGATCATGTAAGCAAGAGATATTCACCCCCAACAAAGGAGACAGCAGATGATGCCACTGGCCCTGCTCAGCCCCGGCGAAAGCGGCGAGATCGTCGACATCCGCGTTCATGAAGAGAAGAAAGTCTGCTGCGGCCAGTGCAACGGCGAGAAGCATAAAAAGAGCGATAACCGTATCGAGGAGCTCGGCCTGCGAGCCGGCAAGGTCATTTCGATGCTCAACAACGGCGCCCCGATCCTGCTCAAGATCGATGAGGCGCGCATTGCCATCGATCGTTCGCTGGCGATGAAGATCATGGTCAGGAGAGTGCAATGACTTTGGATGAACTTAAACCCGGACAGAGCGGACGGATCACCACCATCGGCGTCGTTGGCCCCTTGAAGCGCCGGTTGATGGATATGGGCGTGCTTGTCGGTGTAGAAGTCAAGGTGATCAAAATCGCTCCCATGGGCGATCCGTTGGAAGTGGCTCTGAAGAGTTACCGTCTCTCCCTGCGCCGCTCGGAAGCGCAGGGGATTAATGTGGAGGCTTTGTCATGACTCAACCTGTAGCACAACGCCCGATTACTGTCGCCGTCGCCGGCAACCCCAATGCCGGCAAGTCGACCCTGATCAATGCCATTGCCGGCAGTCGTTTGCACGTCGGTAACTGGCCCGGCGTCACGGTGGAGAAGAAGGAGGCGCTCTTCGAGTTTGAAGGGCGCGGCATCCGTCTCGTCGATCTGCCGGGAACCTATTCGCTCTCCCCCTACACCCAGGAAGAGATTATCGCCCGTGATTATCTGGTGCACGAGAAGCCGGACCTGATCCTTAACGTCGTCGATAGTACCAATCTCGAACGCAACATCTATCTGACCGTGCAGCTGCTCGAACTTGGCATACCGACGGTGATGGCCTTGAACATCTTCGACGAAGCCGAGGCGATGGGCTATCGCATCGACGTTGCCGGGATCGAGACGATGCTCGGTGTCACCGTTATTCCGACCGCCGCCACCAAAAATCGCGGTCTCAAGGAGCTTCTCGCCGCGGTCCTGGCGACAGCTGACCGTGCCGCGCCCCACTGCCCCAAGGAACTCAGCTACGGCATCGACATCGATCAGGCCGCCGGTTGGGTGACGGTGGCACTGCAGAAAGAATACCCGGATCTCGCCGGCCGCTATCCGCAACGCTGGCTCGCCTGCAAATTGATGGAAGGGGATGCCGAGATCGCTAAAGAGATTGATCTCGACAGCGCGGCGCTGCTCGACGAACCCCTCCGCCATCTGCGTCGCGCTCACGGTGAGGACATCGAGGCTTTGCTCGCCGAAGCCCGTTACGCTCTCGCTTCCGGGTTGACCAAAGAGGTGTTGCACAAGCCGGCAGTGCCGCGTCAGGAGTTGACCGAGAAGATCGACCGGATCGTTCTCCATCGCATCTTCGGTATCCCCATCTTCCTCGCTGCCATGTGGTTGGTCTTCAAGCTGACTTTCGACCTCTCCTCCCCCTTTGGCGGCTGGCTTGAAGGGATGATCGCCGGCCCCTTCGGGCGCTGGGTCAAGGCAGGAATGGGGGTGATCGGCGCTCCGGACTGGACCGTCTCTCTCGCCCTCGACGGCGTCGTTGCCGGCGTCGGTTTTGTTTTGGTCTTTGTGCCGGTCATCTTCGCGATGATGTTCTTTATCACCTTTCTGGAGGGGAGCGGCTATATGGCGAGGGCCGCCTTTGTCATGGACCGGGCCATGCACTCCATCGGCCTGCACGGCAAGTCCTTCATCCCGATGCTCCTCGGCTTCGGCTGTAACGTCCCCGGCATCTACGCCACCCGCACCCTGGAGAACCCGCGTGACAAGGTGCTTACTGCCCTGCTCCTCCCCTTGATGTCCTGCGGCGCGCGTCTGCCGGTCTATGTCCTCTTTGCCGGCATCTTCTTCACCAACCCGGGGACAGCGATCTGGTCCCTCTACGTCCTCGGTATCGCCCTTGCCATCCTCATGGGGCTGATCTTCAAGAAGACCCTCTTTCGCGGTGAAGCGCCGATGTTCATCATGGAGCTCCCCCCTTACCGGATGCCGACTCTAAAGAGTCTGGCGATTCACACCTGGGAGAAAGGGAAGCATTTCCTGATCAAGGCAGGCACCTACATCCTTGCCGTCTCGGTCCTGGTCTGGTTCCTCCTCAACCTCCCCTGGGGCGTGGAGAGTAAGCGCGACTCTTATCTCGGACAGACCGGCGCTGCTGTCGCTCCGATCTTCGCTCCCCTGGGTTTCGGCACCTGGGAGGCCTCGGCTTCGCTGATTACCGGGATCATCGCCAAGGAGATTGTCGTCGGCACCATGGGTGAGATCTACGCACCGTCGGCCACAGCTGAGGAAGAAGCCGGTCCGGCCCCGACCCTTGGCGAAGACTTCGAGGAGATGGTCACGTCCCTCGGCGGCGCCTTCAAGGAGGCCGGACACAATGTCGTCTCGACCTTCGGCGTCTCCAGTCTCGCGGCGGAGGATGAAGAGGGGGAGACCCCCTTAAAGGGCGCGGTCCGGGGTGCTTTTACGCCGCTCTCCTCCTACGCCTTTATGGTCTTTGTCCTCCTCTACATGCCGTGCGTGGTCGTTGCCATCGCCATGCGTCAGGAGTTTGGCGGCTGGAAGTGGTTCGGAGTCG
This genomic window from Deltaproteobacteria bacterium HGW-Deltaproteobacteria-4 contains:
- the feoB gene encoding ferrous iron transport protein B — encoded protein: MTQPVAQRPITVAVAGNPNAGKSTLINAIAGSRLHVGNWPGVTVEKKEALFEFEGRGIRLVDLPGTYSLSPYTQEEIIARDYLVHEKPDLILNVVDSTNLERNIYLTVQLLELGIPTVMALNIFDEAEAMGYRIDVAGIETMLGVTVIPTAATKNRGLKELLAAVLATADRAAPHCPKELSYGIDIDQAAGWVTVALQKEYPDLAGRYPQRWLACKLMEGDAEIAKEIDLDSAALLDEPLRHLRRAHGEDIEALLAEARYALASGLTKEVLHKPAVPRQELTEKIDRIVLHRIFGIPIFLAAMWLVFKLTFDLSSPFGGWLEGMIAGPFGRWVKAGMGVIGAPDWTVSLALDGVVAGVGFVLVFVPVIFAMMFFITFLEGSGYMARAAFVMDRAMHSIGLHGKSFIPMLLGFGCNVPGIYATRTLENPRDKVLTALLLPLMSCGARLPVYVLFAGIFFTNPGTAIWSLYVLGIALAILMGLIFKKTLFRGEAPMFIMELPPYRMPTLKSLAIHTWEKGKHFLIKAGTYILAVSVLVWFLLNLPWGVESKRDSYLGQTGAAVAPIFAPLGFGTWEASASLITGIIAKEIVVGTMGEIYAPSATAEEEAGPAPTLGEDFEEMVTSLGGAFKEAGHNVVSTFGVSSLAAEDEEGETPLKGAVRGAFTPLSSYAFMVFVLLYMPCVVVAIAMRQEFGGWKWFGVAFAYQSVLAWTAALLVYQGGKLLGLGG
- a CDS encoding DUF2279 domain-containing protein — its product is MNFLSAKRRCSVWAITFVLMLLVVFSTQAWADGAEAITAKERNRQVMNVTLGGVGVVTAWGVVNWDYFSRTPQGTSEGWFGQNTESGGVDKLGHVFATYAAAQGISSLFEHWCFTPEEAAWFGALSSFTILSVMEAGDSFSDYGFSYEDLVANAVGAMASYYRYRHPDLAQKVDLRWEIGVHPGQMDITTDYENSKYLLALKLNGFERFNQSILKHVELHAGYFVRGYSDLSAPGERNLYMGVGLNLTDLFRRSGHNRVATFLNYYQPPGTYLAVEGKLSH
- a CDS encoding ferrous iron transport protein A, which encodes MMPLALLSPGESGEIVDIRVHEEKKVCCGQCNGEKHKKSDNRIEELGLRAGKVISMLNNGAPILLKIDEARIAIDRSLAMKIMVRRVQ
- a CDS encoding transcriptional repressor, whose translation is MLLNYKDSFREYLGKHGLKVTQQREVILDEFLAAGSHLSTEELYRTIREKNPHIGYATVHRTLKLLAESGLAAPRHFGDGHTRYECSSEEQHHDHLICTVCGAIVEFENPGIERLQEQVAAKHGFVIEQHRLEIYGRCAACLTGKGKQEKK
- a CDS encoding iron transporter FeoA, producing MTLDELKPGQSGRITTIGVVGPLKRRLMDMGVLVGVEVKVIKIAPMGDPLEVALKSYRLSLRRSEAQGINVEALS